In Streptomyces nojiriensis, the sequence GTCCCTCTCGAAGAGGCGCGCCGGACCGAGGAGCGGGCCTGGGCGCAGGCCTGCACCCCGCTCACCCTGCTGGCCCGGGACGAACCGCTGCTCGCGGACTGGGCGGCCCGATCGCGCGACAACGGCCTGGTACGACGCATCGCCGGCACGCCCGAGGAAGCTCATGCGCTCCTCGGCCAGGCAAGCCGCGTGCTGCGGGCACTGCCCGCCGAGCCGGCCCGCTCCCTGTCCGTGTTCGCCGCGGACACGCTCGGCAGTGCCCACGCACTCGACGACGGCACCCCCTTGGCCACGATCGCCCTGTCCGGAATCCGTGCCCTCACCGGCCATCCGGACGGCTCGGGCGCCGCCTGGCGACGGGCCGCATGGGCCTCGGCCGGCCTGCTGCGCGACGACGTCTCCTCCACGGTCCTCACCCTGAACCTGCGCGGTACCCCGGCCCTGGACTGGATGGCCGACGGGGGCGAGCCGTGCGTCCTCACCCTCCGCCAGCTCGCCCACCGCCCCCCGGAAACCGCGCCGGCGGTGGTCCACATCTGCGAGAATCCCGCGGTCCTCGCGGCCGCGGCGGACCGGCACGGCGCCGATTCGCTCCCGCTGGTGTGTCTCCAGGGCCAGCCGTCGGCCGCCGCCCTCACGCTCCTCACCCGGCTCCGCGGACTCGGTGCCTCCTTCCGCTACCACGGCGACTTCGACTGGGGCGGCCTGCGCATCGCCACGACGCTGCTCCGGCACGTTCCGTGGCGCCCGTGGCGCTACACCGCCGACGACTACCGTGCGGCCGTGGCCGCCGCCGACCGTGTTCCCCCGCCCCTGGCCGGGAAGCCGGCCCCGTCCCCGTGGGACCCGGATCTGTCGTCCGCCCTCGCCGAACACGGCATCCGCATCGAGGAGGAAGCCGTCCTGGACGTGCTGCTGGCAGACCTCCGATGACCGGACCCGGAGGACCCGGTCCCGGAGCACCCGGTCCCGGCCCCGGGCGCGTACGCCTGCGCCGGCTTCCCGTCAGAACTGTCCGCGGTTCAGCGCCGTCTGCAGTGCCTTCACCGTGGCGGGGCCCCAGAGGCCGTCCACCGTCAGGCCCGCGCCGGTCATCTTGTTGAGGTGCGCCTGCAGGGCCTTGTACGTCCCGGGCCCCGCGGCGCCGTCGACGACCAGGCCGGCGCCGCCCCACGTGTTGAGGTGCCGCTGGAGTCCCCGGACGGAGTCCGGCCCCCACTGGCCGTCGACCGTGACGCCGATCGCGCGCTGGGTGGCCTTGATCGTCGCCGGGCCGAAGGATCCGTCGACGGTGAGGCCCGCGCCGTTGTCCACGCCGCCGTTGTACGCGGCTTCGGTGGCGGGTCCCCACAGGCCGTCCGCGCCGACGCCGAGCTTGGCCTGGAGCCAGCGGACGCCCGCGTCCGTGTTCGGGCCCCAGATGCCGTCCACGGTGAGTGCCGGGTTGTAGCCGAGTCCGTTGACGGCCTGCTGCTGGGAGGCGACGGGGCGCACCGAGGTCATCCCGCCCCCACCGGCGGGGCGCGAGGTGTACGCGGCTTCGGTGGCGGGTCCCCACAGGCCGTCCGCGCCGACGCCGAGCTTGGCCTGGAGCCAGCGGACGCCCGCGTCCGTGTTCGGGCCCCAGATGCCGTCCACGGTGAGTGCCGGGCTGTAGCCGTGACCGTTGACGGCCTCCTGCTGGGAGGCGACGGAGCGCACCGAGGTCATCCCGCCCCCACCGCCCGTACCGCCGTTCGAGCCGCCGATTCCGCCCGTGCCTTCCCGTACCGGGATGCCGGTCGCCTGCATCCCGCCCTGCACCCAGGCCCGCAGACCGGGTCCCGGGCACTGGGTGGACTGCCCCGGGAGGCCGCCGTGCCAGGTCGGGGTCAGCGTCCGGCCGGTGTTGGCGTTGGCCGCGTCGTACAGGGCGCGCAGCGCGGAGAGGGCGCGCGGGGTCGCGTCCCCGTCGTAGCCGATGAAGCAGGCCCCGATGTGGGTGGTGTTGTGGCCCGTGGCGTGCGCGCCGACGACGTCCCAGCCCCGGCCCTCGTAGATGCGGCCGTCCCGGTCGACGAGGAAGTTGTAGCCGATGTCCGACCAGCCCTGGCCGTCCATGTGGTAGTTCTGGATCGCCCGGACCGTCTGGGAGGTGGGGCCGTCCGAGTAGTGCACGGTGAAGCCGGTCCGGTCCGCCAGGGCGACCCGCGTGACCTCCTTCGGCGGGCGGGCCCCCCACTGGCTGCGGGAGTAGTAGAACAGCGGCTGGGCGGGCTTCGGCGGCTTCGGGTCGTCACCGCCGCCGGTGGGGGGATGGAACGCGCCGCTCGTGATGTACGGGTAGAGCTTTCCCGGGCATTCGGTGTTGAAGACGTCCCGGTGGCCCTTGACCGAGGGACCGGCCTGGGCGTTGGAGCGCAGCCAGCCGACCAGCTCGCGGATGGTGTCCACCATCTCTCCGTGGACCTCGTCCTCCAGCGCCATCATCCCGCAGACGGCGAAGTAGTTCTGGTTGGCACCGGGGGTCTGCCTCCCGTTGGCGGCCGAGCGCACATCGGATCCCCGGCCCTCGAAGACGATGCCGTGGTTGCAGACGAGGTAGCTGTAGGCGATGTCGTCGTACGGGTCGTCGTCCGACCAGAAGGGCGGGTCCATCTGCCTGCGCTGGATGTCGCGTACGTGCGCGGCGCAGTCGTCGTGGCGGCTCTGCGCCTCCTTGCCGGGACCGAGGTGGTGGACGACGACGCCTCCCTCCCAGGGCGTGAAGGAGAGCGTCTCGGGCTTCTTGCGGGGGCGGGCGCCCCATTCCGCGCGGGTGACGAAGGTGAGCATCGGGTGGGTTCTCCGTACGGGTTCGCCAGGATGGGCTGAGCTGGTGGGGGAGGGGGTGCGGGCCGGGCTGCGGTGCTCAGGCGGCGCCGATCACGCCCCCGTCGAGGCGGCGGACGGCGATCGTGGCCGAACGGGGCCGGCCGGCCGGATCGCGGTCCGGCCAGTCGCTGACCGCCCGCGGGTTCTCGGCCGTGGGAGCCCCCCACGCCGCCGTCGACGAGCCCGGGTGTTGGATGTTGACGAACAAGGTGCGTCCGTCAGGGGTGGCGGTCACCCCGGTGACCTCGGCGCCCCGCGGTGCGGTGAGGAAGCGGCGGACCGTGCCGGTGCGCGGGTCGGCGACGAGCAGCGCGTTGTTGCCGAGGTTCTCGTGGTTGCGCTCCTCCTGGTGGAGCGAGTGGGCCGAGACGCCGGTGCTGATCCACAGCTGTCCGGTGATGTCGAAGGCCAGCCCCTTGGGGGAACCGAACGCGCCCGCCTCGTCCAGCCCGACCGCCTGGTCGTGCACGGGGTCGCCGGCCAGCAGGAAGACGTCCCAGCGGAACCCGGCCGCCGTATCGGCCCCCTCCTGCCAGCGGATGACGTGGCCGTACGGGTTCGCGTCCCGGGGCCCCGCTCCGCGTACGTGACCGCCCGCGCCGTTGGCGAGCGCGCAGTAGACGTCGCCGTTGCGCGGGCTGACGGCGATCTGCTGGGGGCGGTCCAGGCGGGTGGCGCCGAGGGCGTCCGCCGCCTCGCGCGCCCGCAGCAGGACATCGGCCTGGTCCTTCCAGCCGTGGGCGGCGGTGAGCACGGACCGGCCGTGGGCGAGCGGCAGCCACTCGCCCCGGCCGTCCTCGTGGAAGCGCGCG encodes:
- a CDS encoding TIGR02679 family protein; the protein is MNRPAVDEARLRRLLGGADLAWLLDRVRRRLERGRPLSGAVSLAAPTPAQRAAAERLLGRAPGGGASLTVRLDAVDAVLRRSGISPEGLAAAAATLTGPVVPLEEARRTEERAWAQACTPLTLLARDEPLLADWAARSRDNGLVRRIAGTPEEAHALLGQASRVLRALPAEPARSLSVFAADTLGSAHALDDGTPLATIALSGIRALTGHPDGSGAAWRRAAWASAGLLRDDVSSTVLTLNLRGTPALDWMADGGEPCVLTLRQLAHRPPETAPAVVHICENPAVLAAAADRHGADSLPLVCLQGQPSAAALTLLTRLRGLGASFRYHGDFDWGGLRIATTLLRHVPWRPWRYTADDYRAAVAAADRVPPPLAGKPAPSPWDPDLSSALAEHGIRIEEEAVLDVLLADLR
- a CDS encoding peptidoglycan recognition protein family protein — protein: MLTFVTRAEWGARPRKKPETLSFTPWEGGVVVHHLGPGKEAQSRHDDCAAHVRDIQRRQMDPPFWSDDDPYDDIAYSYLVCNHGIVFEGRGSDVRSAANGRQTPGANQNYFAVCGMMALEDEVHGEMVDTIRELVGWLRSNAQAGPSVKGHRDVFNTECPGKLYPYITSGAFHPPTGGGDDPKPPKPAQPLFYYSRSQWGARPPKEVTRVALADRTGFTVHYSDGPTSQTVRAIQNYHMDGQGWSDIGYNFLVDRDGRIYEGRGWDVVGAHATGHNTTHIGACFIGYDGDATPRALSALRALYDAANANTGRTLTPTWHGGLPGQSTQCPGPGLRAWVQGGMQATGIPVREGTGGIGGSNGGTGGGGGMTSVRSVASQQEAVNGHGYSPALTVDGIWGPNTDAGVRWLQAKLGVGADGLWGPATEAAYTSRPAGGGGMTSVRPVASQQQAVNGLGYNPALTVDGIWGPNTDAGVRWLQAKLGVGADGLWGPATEAAYNGGVDNGAGLTVDGSFGPATIKATQRAIGVTVDGQWGPDSVRGLQRHLNTWGGAGLVVDGAAGPGTYKALQAHLNKMTGAGLTVDGLWGPATVKALQTALNRGQF